TCGGAGCCCGCCGTCCCGCACTGGAAGCGCGCATCTGGCACGGTCGCCGTCACATCCTCCATGATCTCGCGGAGATCGAGGGCGGGAGCACGGAACGTCACGAGAAGCGTCTGTTCCCAGCCGGCTGCACACCGATTCGGTTCCATCACGAGCCCTCTTTGAGACATTCTGTGCTGTCCTTGTAGCACCGTGCTCCTGACAGCACTCTGTCAGCATGTGTCAGGCTGGAGCGAAGGTCTTCAGAACTCGTCGGAAAGGGGTGGAGATGCAGGCTTTCCGCCCTTCGGACGCCTTATGCTGCGCCGGATCACGCCGAGGCTTGCGCCCCCCGTTCCGAAGGCGACGGCGAAGTAGATGAGCATTGCGCCCGACACGATCGCCGCCAGCGCAATGGCTTTGGCCGCGATGGGCGAGCCTGCCGCCAGATAGGGCGCGGCGACGGTGTTCTGGACATACCATATGGCGGCCGCCATCACGGCGGAGGCGAATATCAGACGCGGGATGCGGGTCAGCAACGGCAGGTCGCCGCCCCAATGGCCGCGCTTGATGAGCACGCCGAGCAGCAGCGCCGCATTGACCCAGCCGGCGACGGCCGAGGCGATCGCTATTCCCGGACCGCCCATCGAAGGGAAGATGGCAAGCGCGATGCCGAGATTGATGGCGACCGAGATCGCCGCGAAATACATCGGGGTGCGCGTGTCCTCGCGCGCGAAATATCCCGGCGTGAAGGCCTTGATGAGCACGAAGGCCGGCAGCCCGAGCGCGAAGATCGCGAGGATCGAGGCCACCGTCGGCGTGCTGTTGTCGGCGGCGAACTGGCCGCGCTCATAGAGGAAGCGGATGATCGGTTCGGCCATCACCAGAAGGGCGGCCGAGGCCGGCAATGTCAGGAAGAGCGTGAACTCGACCGACCGGTTCTGAAGGTTCGACGCCTCCTTCGTGTCGCCGGCTTTCAGCGCCCGCGCCAGTTCGGGCAGGAGCACGATTGCGACCGCGATGCCCACAACGCCGAGCGGCAACTGGTAGACCCGGTCAGCGTAGCCCAGCGACGACACGGTGCTGGGCTTACCGGAAGCGATCGCCGTGCCGATCAGCTGGTTGATCTGCGTGATGCCGCCGGTGATCGCCGCAGGAAAGGCCAGCCAGAGCAGGCGCCTCACATTCGGCGTGAAATGCGGCATGCGAAGCTTGATTGTCACGCCTGCGCGACGGACGGCGAACCAGACGATGCCAAGCTGCACCACCCCGGCCGCCAGCACGCCCCAGGCGAGCGCATAGCCGACGCGGCGTCCATCATGCCCCTCGTACCATGCATAGGCCAGCACGCCGATCAGGATGATGTTGAGAAACACGGGCGCGACGGCGGCCGCGAAATATTTCCTGAGCGAGTTGAGCATGCCGCTCATCATGGCGGCGAGCGACATGCACATCAGATAGGGGAACATGATCGTCGCCAGTCCGACGGTCAGCTCGAACTTTTCCGGATTGCTCGAAAAGCCGGGAGCGATCACGGTCGACACCAGGAGCGGCATCGACAATTCCATCAGGATCGTCAGGCCGATCAGTACGGTGAAAAGGACGCCGAACACCTCGGAGGAGAAGTCGCGCGCGCCCTGCAGCCCATTGGCCTCGATCTCCTTGGCGAAGAGCGGCACGAAGGCCGTGTTGAACGCGCCTTCCGCGAAGAGCCGGCGAAACGTGTTCGGGAACTGGAAGGCGGCGTTGAACGCATCCGCCACGGGACCTGTGCCGAGCGCGGCCGCCATGAACATCTCGCGCGCAAATCCGAGCATGCGGCTCATCATCGTGCCCGAGGCGACGGTGGCGAACTTCTTCAGCAGGCTCATTCAGCGGCGGCCTTGTCCTGCTGGTTGCGGTAGTGGCCGTCCGGATCGAGCACGGCAAGCAGCTGGTTCTGGATGGTCTTCTGCCTGCCGGGACTTTCGATCTTCTGCCAGGTGAGATCGGTCACGTAGAACGTGTCGATGACCTTCTCACCGAACGTCGTGATGTGGGCCGAAGCGATGTTGAGCGACAGGTTCGACAGCGTACTGGTGATCTCGGACAGGAGGCCCGGCCGGTCGAGACCCGTCACCTCGATCACGGAGAAGCGGTTCGAGAGCGCATTGCGGATTTCCACGCGGGGCTCGATACGGAAGATCCGTGCCCCCCGCTTCGGCTTGGTGCGCTTTTCGAGGATGTCGGAGAGCCAGGCCTTGCCGGAAAGGGCGTCCTCGATCAGCTTGCCGACGCGTTCGGCCCTGCGCCGCTCGTCTTCGTCGCGGTCGAATTCGCGGCTGATCATGATCGTATCGAGCGCGCGGCTGTCGGACGTGGTGAATATCTGCGCGTCGACGATGTTGCCGCCGGCCGCCGCGCAGGCCCCGCTTATGATGGAGAGTAGGCGGGGATTGTCGGGCGCCAGCACGGTGATCTCGGTCACTGCCTCGAAGGCGCGCGGATTGACCATCGTCGCGAACTTCTTGCCCGCCCTGTCCACCTCGCGGATGAATTCGGCATGGCGGATCTGATCTTCGAGATCGACCGTCAGCATGTAGTTGCTGTAGTGCAGGTCGACGAGCCGTGCGCGTTCCCTTGCCGGCCATTCCGCCAGCGCCTTCTCCAGCCGCTCGCGCGCGACCTTGGTCCGCTCCACACGCGAGACCTCGGAAAAGCCGCCCGTCAGCAGCAGTTCGGTCTCGTAGTAGAGCGTGCGCAGAAGCTGTCCCTTCCAGCCATTCCAGACGCCGGGCCCGACGCCGCGTATGTCGCAGACGGTAAGGATCAGCAGCAGCTTCAGCCGCTCGACCGACTGCACGACGGCGGCGAAGTCGTCGATCGTCTTGCGGTCGTTGAGGTCGCGCATCTGCGCCGTCATCGACATGACCAGATGGTTCTCGACCAGCCATGCCACGGTGTCGGTATCGGCCTTGGACAGCCCGAGATGCGGGCAGATGCGCCGCGCGATCTTCGCCCCGGCTTCCGAATGGTCCTCCGGCCGGCCCTTGGCGATGTCGTGCAGCAGCACGGCGAGATAGAGCAGATCGCGCTGGCCGCGCAGGCTGGGCATCAGCGAATGCGACAGCGGATGCAGCTTCTCGCCGTCGCCATGCTCGATCTCCGACAGTACGCCGATGCAGCGCAGCAGGTGCTCGTCCACCGTGTAGTGGTGGTACATGGAGAACTGCATCATCGCGACGATGCGGCCGAACTCCGGAATGAGCTTGCCGAGAAGCCCGGCCTCGTTCATGCGGCGGAGATTGAGCTCCGGATTGCGGTCCGAGGTGAGGATGTCGAGGAACAGGCGGTTGGCTTCCGGATTGCGCCGCAGCGTCTTGTCGACGAGGCCGAGCGAGCGGGTCAGGAGCTTCAGCGCGTCCGGATGATATTCCAGACCGT
The window above is part of the Rhizobiaceae bacterium genome. Proteins encoded here:
- the murJ gene encoding murein biosynthesis integral membrane protein MurJ is translated as MSLLKKFATVASGTMMSRMLGFAREMFMAAALGTGPVADAFNAAFQFPNTFRRLFAEGAFNTAFVPLFAKEIEANGLQGARDFSSEVFGVLFTVLIGLTILMELSMPLLVSTVIAPGFSSNPEKFELTVGLATIMFPYLMCMSLAAMMSGMLNSLRKYFAAAVAPVFLNIILIGVLAYAWYEGHDGRRVGYALAWGVLAAGVVQLGIVWFAVRRAGVTIKLRMPHFTPNVRRLLWLAFPAAITGGITQINQLIGTAIASGKPSTVSSLGYADRVYQLPLGVVGIAVAIVLLPELARALKAGDTKEASNLQNRSVEFTLFLTLPASAALLVMAEPIIRFLYERGQFAADNSTPTVASILAIFALGLPAFVLIKAFTPGYFAREDTRTPMYFAAISVAINLGIALAIFPSMGGPGIAIASAVAGWVNAALLLGVLIKRGHWGGDLPLLTRIPRLIFASAVMAAAIWYVQNTVAAPYLAAGSPIAAKAIALAAIVSGAMLIYFAVAFGTGGASLGVIRRSIRRPKGGKPASPPLSDEF
- a CDS encoding [protein-PII] uridylyltransferase is translated as MAHIALHLDRIVDGKALRHALTALTAGTDGDGSSSAIRTAAVSLLRETLENGRRTAEEMLKADGGGLACAHRLSHLMDEVISALYDFAATHVYRSKNPSAAERMAIVAVGGYGRGTLAPGSDIDLLFVLPYKQTPWGEQIVEYILYVLWDLKLKVGHATRSIDECIRQARADITIRTTILEARLIWGEKSLYDDLIERFDTEVVKVTGPEYVQAKLAERDARHAKAGESRYLVEPNVKDGKGGLRDLHTLFWIGKYFYRVRTAEELVGKGVFTRAEYNQFVKADDFLWAVRCHMHFLTGKAEERLHFDIQRDIADRLGYTSHPGLSAVERFMKHYFLIAKNVGDLTRIFCAALEEEQAKQVPGFNRLFSGFSRRKRKLAGTSDFIVDNHRINIADDKVFERDPVNMLRLFWFADKHGLEYHPDALKLLTRSLGLVDKTLRRNPEANRLFLDILTSDRNPELNLRRMNEAGLLGKLIPEFGRIVAMMQFSMYHHYTVDEHLLRCIGVLSEIEHGDGEKLHPLSHSLMPSLRGQRDLLYLAVLLHDIAKGRPEDHSEAGAKIARRICPHLGLSKADTDTVAWLVENHLVMSMTAQMRDLNDRKTIDDFAAVVQSVERLKLLLILTVCDIRGVGPGVWNGWKGQLLRTLYYETELLLTGGFSEVSRVERTKVARERLEKALAEWPARERARLVDLHYSNYMLTVDLEDQIRHAEFIREVDRAGKKFATMVNPRAFEAVTEITVLAPDNPRLLSIISGACAAAGGNIVDAQIFTTSDSRALDTIMISREFDRDEDERRRAERVGKLIEDALSGKAWLSDILEKRTKPKRGARIFRIEPRVEIRNALSNRFSVIEVTGLDRPGLLSEITSTLSNLSLNIASAHITTFGEKVIDTFYVTDLTWQKIESPGRQKTIQNQLLAVLDPDGHYRNQQDKAAAE